One window of the Chlorogloeopsis sp. ULAP01 genome contains the following:
- a CDS encoding DUF5676 family membrane protein, with protein MVSPTHDRENHHLSRNSFTKLRTRSLSLATAIITGLVYSICILFIALAPKAAMAFFSYILHADLSNIARTVTWGSFIVGLLFWSVGTALYAALIARLYNSFATR; from the coding sequence ATGGTATCGCCCACTCACGATCGGGAAAATCATCACCTTAGCAGGAACTCTTTTACTAAATTAAGAACGCGATCGCTCTCTCTTGCCACAGCTATAATCACAGGCTTAGTCTACTCAATCTGTATCCTATTTATTGCCTTAGCACCAAAAGCAGCAATGGCTTTTTTCAGCTACATTCTCCATGCGGACTTGAGCAATATTGCCCGAACAGTTACCTGGGGAAGCTTCATTGTTGGTCTTCTATTTTGGTCTGTAGGAACGGCTTTATATGCTGCCCTGATAGCTCGACTCTACAACAGCTTTGCAACTAGGTAA
- a CDS encoding peptidoglycan-binding domain-containing protein: MKIQTAYLPNYLPTLSQCDDNYSVEVAILQRLLVFYGYLNSNAVNGVFGSDTDNAVRQFQHDNALYEDGTVGPHTWATLAGIPFENS; encoded by the coding sequence ATGAAAATTCAAACAGCTTATTTACCCAATTACTTACCAACCTTGTCTCAATGCGATGACAACTACAGTGTAGAAGTCGCAATCCTGCAACGCCTTTTGGTCTTCTACGGCTACCTTAATAGCAATGCTGTTAATGGTGTCTTCGGATCTGACACCGATAACGCAGTGAGACAATTTCAACATGACAATGCTCTTTACGAAGATGGCACCGTTGGGCCTCATACCTGGGCGACACTAGCTGGTATCCCTTTCGAGAACAGTTAG
- a CDS encoding DUF1269 domain-containing protein translates to MSDLIAIGFKDEFKAEEVLIDLRKLELEYLIDLEDAAIVVRNKEGKVKIKQTQELVTSGALTGGFWGLLLGLIFFHPILALFGAAAGAISGALTDIGIDDNFIRELGNTLEPGTSALFILVKKSTPDKVLDDLRKFEGKVLRTSLSKEDEAKLQAALTKIEAQEEVFDKI, encoded by the coding sequence ATGAGCGATTTAATTGCTATCGGCTTTAAAGATGAGTTTAAAGCAGAAGAGGTTCTGATTGATCTAAGAAAACTGGAACTAGAGTATCTTATCGACCTAGAAGATGCTGCCATTGTTGTCAGAAATAAAGAAGGCAAAGTCAAGATTAAGCAAACCCAAGAACTCGTGACTTCTGGTGCGTTAACTGGAGGTTTTTGGGGACTGCTTCTTGGTTTGATATTCTTTCACCCAATTTTGGCTCTCTTTGGTGCGGCTGCTGGCGCAATTTCGGGAGCGCTCACAGATATTGGCATTGACGATAACTTTATCCGAGAACTTGGTAACACACTAGAACCGGGAACATCTGCCCTATTTATACTGGTGAAAAAGTCTACTCCAGACAAAGTTTTAGACGATTTGAGGAAATTTGAGGGTAAGGTTTTACGAACTTCGCTATCAAAAGAAGATGAAGCAAAGCTACAGGCAGCTTTAACAAAAATTGAAGCCCAAGAAGAGGTTTTCGACAAGATTTAA
- the glgP gene encoding alpha-glucan family phosphorylase, with product MNPILKDPVCGMTVQPGREITAFYQEQKIHFCSEFCRNKFFQHPELYITTLTTTSYEEAKENRRIAYFSMEVAVGSAMPTYSGGLGILAGDTLKSFADLRIPAVGVSLLYRKGYFDQKLDEWGGQQEFPVLWSPERFLHLLPETVQVEIEQRTVQVRAWQYDIVGLSGYNVPLILLDTDVDKNTDYDRTLTDFLYGGDERYRLAQEILLGIGGVRMLNVLGYREIERFHMNEGHASLLLLELLKERNGINTEAWNFSSIRNQCVFTTHTPVPAGHDQFDYGLVQYSLGQIVPFDVLQMLGGHDRLNMTMLGLNLSHYVNGVAKRHEEVSQEMFPGYPIHHITNGVHSWTWTCDSFRTLYDQYIPGWSNDPSMLRHAISIPQQEIWNAHLAAKARLLTYIQEKTDFSLSAETLTIGFARRATLYKRADLIFSDIDQLLEIAKQVGSLQFIFAGKAHPKDYAGKELIRRIFEISHRLQKQIPIVFLENYDMELSKLIVSGVDLWLNTPQRPLEASGTSGMKAAHNGVPSFSILDGWWIEGHIEGVTGWSIGSREPEFSGSDVLNRQDAKDLYQKLKNVIVPLFYQEREWWVDVMRHAIALNASFFNTHRMVQQYVTNAYLP from the coding sequence ATGAATCCTATTTTAAAAGACCCAGTTTGTGGCATGACCGTTCAACCAGGCAGAGAAATCACTGCCTTTTACCAGGAGCAAAAAATTCACTTCTGCTCCGAATTTTGTCGAAATAAATTTTTTCAGCATCCAGAGCTATACATCACCACACTAACTACCACCAGCTACGAAGAAGCCAAAGAAAATCGGCGGATTGCCTATTTCTCGATGGAGGTGGCTGTTGGTTCTGCTATGCCAACTTACAGTGGCGGCTTAGGTATACTGGCTGGCGACACTTTGAAATCCTTTGCCGATTTGCGAATACCTGCGGTTGGGGTAAGTCTACTCTATCGCAAAGGTTATTTTGACCAAAAGCTGGATGAGTGGGGAGGACAGCAGGAATTTCCTGTTTTGTGGAGTCCCGAACGTTTCCTGCACCTTTTGCCTGAAACCGTTCAGGTAGAAATTGAGCAGAGAACTGTACAAGTTCGAGCCTGGCAGTATGACATTGTTGGTTTAAGTGGCTACAACGTCCCTTTAATTTTGTTAGATACCGATGTTGATAAAAACACTGATTATGACCGTACTTTAACTGATTTTCTCTATGGCGGGGATGAGCGATATCGGCTGGCGCAGGAAATTCTGCTGGGGATTGGTGGTGTCAGAATGCTCAACGTCCTCGGTTACAGGGAAATTGAAAGATTCCATATGAACGAAGGACACGCCAGTTTGCTGCTTTTGGAGTTGCTAAAAGAACGAAACGGGATAAATACAGAAGCATGGAATTTTAGCAGCATCAGAAATCAATGCGTCTTTACCACTCATACCCCTGTTCCAGCAGGGCACGACCAGTTTGACTACGGTTTAGTGCAGTATAGTTTAGGGCAAATAGTGCCGTTTGATGTACTGCAAATGCTGGGGGGACACGATCGCCTAAACATGACTATGCTAGGACTAAACTTGAGCCACTATGTCAACGGTGTTGCCAAGCGGCACGAGGAAGTTTCGCAAGAAATGTTCCCCGGCTATCCCATCCACCACATTACAAATGGTGTTCACTCATGGACATGGACTTGTGACAGCTTTAGAACCCTCTACGATCAATATATTCCTGGCTGGAGTAACGATCCCTCAATGCTAAGGCACGCCATCAGTATTCCCCAACAGGAGATTTGGAATGCTCATTTAGCGGCTAAAGCTCGTCTTTTAACTTACATTCAGGAAAAAACCGATTTTTCGCTATCTGCGGAGACTCTGACGATTGGCTTTGCTCGCAGAGCTACTCTTTACAAGCGGGCAGATTTAATTTTTTCAGATATCGATCAACTTTTGGAAATTGCCAAACAGGTTGGTTCTTTACAGTTTATTTTTGCTGGTAAGGCGCACCCCAAAGATTACGCTGGCAAGGAGTTAATTCGACGGATATTTGAAATTTCCCACCGATTACAGAAACAGATACCTATAGTTTTTTTGGAAAATTACGACATGGAGCTATCCAAGCTGATTGTATCTGGCGTGGATCTATGGCTCAACACGCCACAGCGACCTTTAGAAGCTTCCGGTACATCGGGTATGAAAGCAGCACATAACGGTGTTCCCAGTTTCAGCATACTCGATGGTTGGTGGATTGAGGGACATATCGAAGGGGTGACTGGCTGGTCTATTGGTTCTAGAGAACCTGAGTTTTCTGGTTCAGATGTCCTGAACCGCCAGGATGCAAAGGACTTATATCAGAAGTTGAAAAACGTAATTGTACCCTTGTTTTATCAGGAGCGCGAGTGGTGGGTGGATGTAATGCGACATGCGATCGCACTAAATGCCTCATTTTTTAATACCCACCGTATGGTACAGCAGTATGTCACGAATGCCTATCTGCCCTGA
- a CDS encoding universal stress protein, whose translation MFHKILVAIDCSKFSKRVFEEALAQAKANAASLMVLHVLSPDEEDCPDTSGLLNTYYYAGTDSEAAQHCQKMWEEFSQKGLEMVKARAAEAIAAGVNAEFTQKPGSPGRTICDVARTWEADLIVIGRRGHSGLSELFLGSVSNYVLHYAPCSVLTVQFQIKTSKQPAQSREAA comes from the coding sequence ATGTTTCACAAGATTTTGGTTGCAATAGATTGTTCTAAATTTAGCAAGCGTGTTTTTGAAGAGGCACTTGCCCAAGCAAAAGCCAACGCAGCAAGCCTTATGGTGTTACACGTTTTATCTCCAGATGAAGAGGATTGTCCAGATACCTCTGGACTTTTAAACACCTATTATTACGCGGGAACAGATAGCGAAGCTGCTCAACACTGCCAAAAAATGTGGGAGGAATTTTCCCAAAAGGGTTTGGAGATGGTAAAGGCGCGCGCCGCCGAAGCAATAGCCGCCGGAGTGAACGCAGAATTTACTCAGAAACCTGGCAGTCCCGGTCGAACTATCTGTGATGTCGCTCGTACTTGGGAGGCTGACTTAATTGTAATTGGGCGACGGGGTCATTCAGGTTTGAGTGAGTTATTTCTGGGGAGTGTCAGTAATTACGTACTCCACTATGCTCCTTGTTCAGTCCTAACTGTGCAGTTCCAGATCAAGACAAGTAAGCAACCTGCACAAAGTCGTGAAGCGGCATGA
- a CDS encoding four-helix bundle copper-binding protein encodes MIRCARICLDCAEICRTCAIYMVRGSYFVAHLARTCADICEACAIECEKYDMEHCRKCAHACRQAVEAYRKIADIAAA; translated from the coding sequence ATGATCAGATGTGCCCGCATCTGCCTTGATTGTGCTGAGATTTGCCGCACTTGCGCCATCTACATGGTGCGAGGGTCGTACTTTGTTGCCCATCTGGCGCGGACTTGTGCTGATATCTGCGAAGCTTGTGCCATTGAATGCGAAAAGTACGATATGGAGCATTGCCGCAAATGTGCTCATGCTTGTCGGCAGGCAGTGGAGGCATACCGCAAGATTGCGGATATTGCGGCAGCATAA
- a CDS encoding heavy metal-associated domain-containing protein — MKIIHLQLENIMCDFCAEVIERALHSLPGISECSVNSTEKRATIEYNPQLTNLETIQKALEIAGYAARPLDKQFN; from the coding sequence ATGAAAATTATTCATCTCCAATTAGAAAACATCATGTGTGACTTTTGTGCCGAAGTGATCGAGCGAGCACTTCACAGTCTTCCAGGTATTAGTGAGTGCAGTGTGAACTCTACTGAGAAGCGAGCGACTATTGAATACAATCCACAGCTTACAAATCTGGAGACCATCCAGAAAGCTCTAGAGATTGCGGGTTACGCCGCGCGACCATTGGATAAGCAGTTTAATTGA
- a CDS encoding heavy metal translocating P-type ATPase, whose protein sequence is MQHEQGHHGHHSHSASTSPSKHEGHDKHAGHNPEIFKRRFFICLVLTLPVLYYDPAFQGWFGYEAVQFPGSNWVGPFLSIIIYFYGGWVFLKGAWYELRSKVGMMTLIALAITVAFVYSLAITFLRLEGQSFYWELVTLVDIMLLGHWIEMASVQGASRALEHLANLVPDIAHRLVQGRIEDVPVGELQQGDRILIRPGEQIPIDGEVEEGASSVNEAFLTGESRPITKQVGDEVVAGAVNAEGALTVKVTRTGEQTTLNQIMRLVEEAQSSRSRFQALADQIAYWLTLIAIGVGTLTFVVWFGLNAGLVFAIERAVTVLVIACPHALGLAIPLVIVNATGLSAKHGILVRRREAFERARKIKAIAFDKTGTLTEGRFGVQRIYTEGMDELEALSIAAALEALSEHPLAQAVVQEAEIRQVSLAKARDFQAVAGKGVEGTVNGKRYRVGRPEWAQELNLAFSAKLQTGLENIESRGESAIALLNSERMIALFGLADQVREQARTAVQRLQEMQVQVVMITGDAEAVAKTVAEDLSIDRYYARILPQDKAAIVRKLKASQPTAFVGDGINDAPALFESDLGLAIGAGTNVAIESADLVLVKSNPLDAAYALKLSKATYGKMRQNLVWATGYNVIGIPLAAGVAYPLGILLPPALAAVFMSVSTVVVSINAMLLRRVQLG, encoded by the coding sequence ATGCAGCACGAACAGGGCCATCACGGACACCATTCACACAGTGCTTCCACTTCCCCCAGTAAACATGAGGGGCACGATAAACACGCTGGACATAACCCGGAGATATTTAAGCGACGCTTCTTTATCTGTCTTGTGCTGACGCTACCCGTTCTTTACTACGATCCAGCTTTTCAGGGTTGGTTTGGCTATGAAGCAGTACAGTTTCCAGGTTCAAACTGGGTGGGGCCTTTCCTAAGTATCATAATTTACTTTTACGGCGGTTGGGTCTTCCTCAAAGGAGCTTGGTACGAACTTCGGAGCAAAGTTGGGATGATGACCCTGATCGCTCTGGCGATTACCGTTGCCTTCGTTTACAGTCTGGCAATTACCTTTTTGAGATTAGAGGGACAGTCGTTCTATTGGGAACTGGTTACCCTAGTAGATATTATGCTGCTGGGTCACTGGATTGAGATGGCATCGGTGCAGGGAGCTAGTCGTGCCTTGGAACACCTGGCAAACCTTGTGCCAGACATTGCTCATCGCCTGGTGCAGGGACGGATTGAGGATGTACCCGTAGGAGAGTTACAACAAGGTGATAGAATTCTCATTCGTCCTGGAGAACAGATTCCCATTGACGGGGAGGTGGAAGAAGGAGCTTCTAGCGTCAATGAAGCATTTCTCACCGGAGAGTCGCGTCCGATTACGAAGCAAGTAGGGGATGAGGTGGTTGCAGGTGCTGTCAATGCTGAAGGTGCTTTAACCGTCAAGGTAACACGCACGGGAGAGCAGACAACTCTGAACCAGATTATGCGCTTGGTGGAAGAAGCCCAATCGTCACGCAGCCGTTTTCAGGCGCTGGCGGATCAGATTGCCTACTGGCTAACCTTGATTGCTATTGGAGTAGGAACACTGACGTTTGTTGTCTGGTTTGGGTTGAATGCTGGGTTAGTGTTCGCTATTGAACGAGCCGTTACAGTGCTTGTAATTGCCTGTCCCCATGCTCTCGGTTTGGCAATCCCACTAGTAATTGTTAACGCCACTGGCTTATCTGCAAAGCATGGAATTTTGGTGCGACGGCGAGAAGCGTTTGAGCGTGCCCGGAAAATTAAGGCGATCGCTTTTGACAAAACTGGAACTCTCACTGAAGGTCGGTTTGGGGTACAGCGGATTTACACCGAGGGTATGGATGAGCTAGAAGCACTCTCTATTGCTGCTGCTTTGGAAGCTTTGTCAGAACACCCCTTGGCTCAAGCAGTGGTGCAAGAAGCCGAGATCCGTCAAGTGTCTCTGGCAAAAGCGAGAGATTTCCAAGCTGTTGCAGGCAAAGGGGTTGAAGGTACTGTCAATGGCAAACGCTATCGAGTTGGGCGACCGGAATGGGCGCAGGAATTGAATCTGGCTTTCTCTGCCAAGCTGCAAACGGGTTTGGAAAACATTGAGTCTCGTGGCGAGAGTGCGATCGCCCTGTTAAACTCGGAGCGTATGATTGCTCTGTTTGGACTGGCAGACCAAGTGCGAGAACAGGCACGTACCGCAGTACAGCGACTCCAAGAAATGCAGGTTCAGGTAGTTATGATTACCGGAGATGCTGAAGCAGTCGCAAAAACTGTTGCAGAGGATTTAAGTATTGACCGTTACTATGCCCGCATCCTACCGCAGGACAAAGCTGCTATTGTACGTAAATTAAAAGCATCACAGCCTACGGCGTTTGTTGGCGATGGTATAAACGATGCACCTGCTTTGTTTGAGTCAGATTTGGGACTCGCCATCGGAGCAGGCACTAATGTAGCAATTGAGTCTGCTGATTTAGTACTGGTTAAGAGTAATCCTTTAGACGCTGCCTATGCCTTAAAACTATCAAAAGCTACCTACGGGAAAATGCGTCAGAACCTTGTTTGGGCAACGGGTTACAACGTTATTGGTATTCCCCTAGCAGCTGGTGTTGCCTATCCTTTAGGTATCTTGCTTCCTCCAGCTTTAGCAGCAGTGTTCATGAGTGTTTCTACTGTAGTTGTATCTATTAATGCAATGCTGCTGCGACGAGTGCAGTTAGGTTAA